From Humibacter ginsenosidimutans, a single genomic window includes:
- the lgt gene encoding prolipoprotein diacylglyceryl transferase, producing MIAPLSIPSPPLSWQSIPIDLFGLHWDIRTYALIILVGIIICTIWTSRRLTKRGGEPGVVIDFLIWAVVLGLIGARLYHVFTHPHDYFYPGANLWNVFAIWEGGNAIFGSLLGGALGVFIASKQTGVRFLSFADAVAPGLLLAQAIGRLGNYVNHELYGLPTNLPWGLQIESTNTAYPTGLPSGTLFQPLFLYEIIWNVVGVIVLLALEKKLHWRWGKMFAGYLMWYGLGRSYLESIRIDPSEYSFLGIPFNVWAAILAFVLGLVLFIVQSRRHPGLELSVYLPGREWNRSEPAVDSFDTDSDDEDNDEDDASETLESTQADAAATSSAAESR from the coding sequence GTGATCGCACCGCTCAGCATTCCGAGCCCGCCGCTGTCCTGGCAGTCGATCCCGATCGACCTGTTCGGGTTGCATTGGGACATCCGCACCTACGCCCTGATCATCCTGGTCGGCATCATCATCTGCACGATCTGGACCTCGAGGCGCCTCACCAAGCGCGGCGGAGAGCCCGGCGTCGTCATCGACTTCCTGATCTGGGCCGTCGTGCTCGGCCTGATCGGCGCGCGCCTCTACCACGTCTTCACGCACCCGCACGACTACTTCTACCCTGGCGCGAACCTCTGGAATGTGTTCGCGATCTGGGAGGGCGGCAACGCCATCTTCGGCTCGCTCCTGGGCGGCGCGCTCGGCGTGTTCATCGCGAGCAAGCAGACCGGTGTGCGGTTCCTCTCCTTCGCGGATGCCGTGGCCCCCGGCCTCCTGCTCGCGCAGGCGATCGGCCGTCTCGGCAACTACGTGAACCACGAGCTCTACGGTCTGCCGACCAATCTGCCGTGGGGACTGCAGATCGAGAGCACGAACACCGCCTACCCGACGGGTCTGCCCTCGGGCACGCTGTTCCAGCCGCTGTTCCTCTACGAGATCATCTGGAACGTCGTCGGCGTCATCGTGCTGCTCGCCCTGGAGAAGAAGCTGCACTGGCGCTGGGGCAAGATGTTCGCCGGCTACCTCATGTGGTACGGCCTCGGCCGAAGCTATCTGGAGTCCATCCGCATCGACCCGAGCGAGTACTCCTTCCTCGGCATCCCGTTCAACGTCTGGGCGGCGATCCTCGCGTTCGTGCTGGGGCTCGTGCTCTTCATCGTGCAGTCCCGCAGGCACCCGGGGCTCGAGCTCAGCGTGTACCTGCCCGGCCGCGAATGGAACCGGTCCGAGCCTGCGGTAGACTCGTTCGACACCGATTCCGATGACGAGGACAACGACGAAGACGACGCCTCGGAGACTCTCGAATCGACACAGGCCGATGCGGCAGCCACAAGCTCTGCGGCCGAGTCCCGGTAG
- the trpA gene encoding tryptophan synthase subunit alpha: MSGTTAIAHVDARIAEAGERRRGALVGYLPVGFPDLKTSIDAAVALAENGADVLELGLPYSDPVMDGPVIQAATQRALQEGFRVRDVFTAVREIRARVDVPALVMTYWNPIVQFGVDRFADELAAAGGSGLITPDITPDSAAEWITASDRSGLDRVFLAAPTSSDERLRMAAESSRGFVYAVSTMGITGERKDVDAAARTLVPRLRDAGAQTVCVGIGISTGDQVREVLDYADGAIVGSALVHALADGGVAGVAATASALASGTAK; encoded by the coding sequence ATGAGCGGAACCACGGCCATCGCCCACGTCGACGCCAGGATCGCCGAGGCGGGCGAACGGCGTCGCGGCGCCCTCGTCGGCTATCTGCCCGTCGGGTTCCCCGACCTGAAGACGAGCATCGACGCCGCTGTCGCACTGGCGGAGAACGGCGCAGACGTGCTCGAGCTCGGCCTGCCGTACTCCGACCCGGTCATGGACGGCCCCGTCATCCAGGCCGCGACACAGCGAGCGCTTCAGGAGGGCTTCCGCGTTCGCGACGTCTTCACCGCGGTGCGCGAGATCCGCGCCCGGGTCGACGTGCCCGCGCTCGTGATGACGTACTGGAACCCCATCGTGCAGTTCGGAGTCGACAGGTTCGCCGACGAGCTCGCCGCAGCGGGCGGGTCGGGTCTCATCACCCCCGACATCACTCCGGATTCGGCGGCCGAGTGGATCACGGCGAGCGATCGCTCCGGCCTCGACCGGGTGTTCCTCGCCGCACCGACCTCGAGCGACGAGCGGCTGCGCATGGCGGCAGAGTCGTCGCGCGGGTTCGTGTACGCGGTATCCACCATGGGCATCACGGGCGAGCGCAAAGACGTGGATGCCGCGGCCCGCACCCTCGTTCCCCGGCTCAGAGACGCCGGAGCGCAGACGGTGTGCGTCGGCATCGGCATCTCCACGGGAGACCAGGTGCGGGAGGTGCTCGACTACGCGGACGGCGCGATCGTCGGGTCGGCACTCGTGCACGCGCTGGCCGACGGGGGAGTGGCGGGCGTCGCCGCGACGGCATCCGCGCTGGCCTCCGGCACCGCGAAGTGA
- the trpB gene encoding tryptophan synthase subunit beta — MALRDQIGPDFGDYGGRYMPESLIATLDELSAEYEAAQQDPSFAAELARLHATYTGRPSIVTEVPRFAEHAGGARIILKREDLNHTGSHKINNVLGQALLVKRLGKTRLIAETGAGQHGVATATAAALFGMSCTIYMGEVDTKRQALNVARMRLLGAEVIPVKTGSRTLKDAINEAFRDWVANADTTHYLLGTVNGPHPFPTMVRNFHKVIGEEARQQVLELTGRLPDAVAACVGGGSNAIGIFHAFLDDADVKLYGFEPGGHGIASGKHGATLSEGTPGILHGTKTYVLQDEDGQTMESHSISAGLDYPGVGPEHAWLRDIGRASYQPITDDEAMQAFRLLCRTEGILPAIESSHALAGAIKLGKELGPDAVILVNLSGRGDKDVETAGAYFGLLGDESQNGAGA; from the coding sequence ATGGCCCTACGAGACCAGATCGGCCCCGACTTCGGCGACTACGGCGGCAGATACATGCCCGAGTCGCTCATCGCCACGCTCGACGAGCTGTCGGCCGAATACGAGGCGGCTCAGCAGGACCCCTCCTTCGCCGCCGAGCTCGCCCGACTGCACGCCACGTACACCGGGCGTCCCTCGATCGTCACCGAGGTGCCGCGGTTCGCCGAGCACGCGGGCGGCGCGCGCATCATCCTCAAGCGCGAAGACCTCAATCACACCGGTTCGCACAAGATCAACAACGTGCTCGGGCAGGCGCTGCTCGTGAAGCGCCTGGGCAAGACGCGGCTGATCGCCGAGACCGGGGCGGGCCAGCACGGCGTCGCCACGGCGACAGCCGCCGCACTGTTCGGCATGTCGTGCACCATCTACATGGGCGAGGTCGACACCAAGCGCCAGGCGCTCAACGTGGCACGCATGCGCCTGCTGGGCGCCGAGGTCATCCCCGTGAAGACCGGGTCGCGCACGCTGAAGGATGCCATCAACGAGGCCTTCAGAGACTGGGTCGCCAACGCCGACACCACGCACTACCTGCTCGGCACCGTCAACGGACCGCACCCGTTCCCCACGATGGTGCGCAACTTCCACAAGGTGATCGGAGAAGAGGCACGGCAACAGGTCCTCGAGCTCACCGGCCGGCTCCCGGATGCCGTCGCGGCCTGCGTCGGCGGCGGATCCAACGCGATCGGCATCTTCCACGCGTTCCTCGACGACGCCGACGTGAAGCTGTACGGCTTCGAACCCGGCGGCCACGGCATCGCCAGCGGCAAGCACGGCGCGACCCTCAGCGAGGGCACCCCCGGCATCCTGCACGGCACCAAGACCTACGTGCTGCAAGACGAAGACGGGCAGACCATGGAGTCGCACTCCATCTCCGCCGGGCTCGACTACCCGGGCGTCGGACCCGAGCACGCCTGGCTGCGCGACATCGGCCGGGCGAGCTACCAGCCGATCACCGACGACGAGGCGATGCAGGCGTTCCGGCTGCTCTGCCGCACCGAGGGCATCCTGCCCGCCATCGAGTCGTCGCACGCCCTCGCCGGCGCCATCAAGCTCGGCAAGGAGCTGGGGCCGGATGCCGTCATCCTGGTGAACCTCTCGGGGCGCGGCGACAAAGACGTCGAGACCGCAGGAGCCTACTTCGGCCTGCTCGGCGACGAGTCGCAGAACGGAGCCGGCGCATGA
- the trpC gene encoding indole-3-glycerol phosphate synthase TrpC, producing MLAELVGGAVADADARAAELPLDAVIAAAADAPPALDALRALAPADRVKVIAEVKRASPSRGRLADIPDPAALASLYEAGGASAISVLTEQRRFLGSLDDLRAVRAAVGIPVLRKDFIAQPYQVYEARAAGADIVLLIVAALDQPTLESLHALTLSLGMTALVETHSADEVARAVDAGAALIGVNARNLDTFELDRDLFGTLADRIPTGVIRVAESAVLGPDDVAHYRASGADVVLVGEALVTSDPTARLAEFLSV from the coding sequence CTGCTCGCTGAACTCGTCGGCGGGGCCGTTGCCGATGCCGACGCCCGCGCCGCCGAGCTTCCGCTCGACGCCGTGATCGCGGCTGCCGCCGACGCGCCGCCGGCGCTCGACGCGTTGCGTGCGCTCGCCCCTGCAGATCGCGTCAAGGTGATCGCGGAGGTGAAGCGGGCGAGTCCGTCGCGCGGCCGACTCGCGGACATCCCCGATCCGGCGGCGCTGGCATCCCTCTACGAGGCCGGCGGCGCCAGCGCGATCAGCGTGCTGACCGAGCAACGGCGCTTCCTCGGATCGCTCGACGATCTGCGCGCCGTGCGCGCCGCCGTCGGCATCCCGGTTCTGCGCAAGGACTTCATCGCGCAGCCGTACCAGGTGTACGAGGCCAGGGCGGCGGGAGCCGACATCGTGCTGCTCATCGTCGCTGCGCTCGACCAGCCGACGCTCGAGTCACTGCACGCCCTCACGCTCTCACTCGGCATGACGGCGCTCGTCGAGACCCACTCGGCAGACGAGGTCGCTCGGGCCGTCGACGCCGGTGCTGCGCTCATCGGCGTCAACGCGCGCAACCTCGACACGTTCGAGCTCGACCGCGACCTCTTCGGCACGCTGGCGGACCGCATTCCGACCGGCGTCATCCGTGTCGCGGAATCCGCAGTGCTCGGCCCCGACGACGTCGCCCACTACCGTGCCTCAGGCGCCGACGTCGTGCTCGTCGGCGAGGCGCTCGTCACGTCAGACCCGACGGCCAGGCTCGCAGAGTTCCTCTCCGTCTGA
- a CDS encoding DUF6704 family protein, producing MSAESSDPGHGHSPAAWTAVVIMLIGVIAGTIAFWFEQPWIVVACGVVVVIGPIVGAIMAKAGYGVNGPKYQPKGH from the coding sequence ATGAGCGCTGAATCCTCGGACCCGGGCCACGGTCACTCGCCGGCGGCATGGACGGCCGTCGTCATCATGCTGATCGGCGTCATCGCAGGCACGATCGCGTTCTGGTTCGAGCAGCCGTGGATCGTCGTCGCTTGCGGCGTGGTCGTCGTGATCGGCCCGATCGTCGGCGCGATCATGGCGAAGGCGGGCTACGGGGTCAACGGCCCCAAGTACCAGCCGAAGGGTCACTGA
- a CDS encoding Trp biosynthesis-associated membrane protein, which yields MTVKVSSETSRRLKYGAILLAVIASALVLTASTQTWYTLHLTATSGHAGTLTVAGSAAAPAVAALSLAGVAFGAALALAGRILRYVLAVLGLVLSASIIGSTASAIGDPIGSGITVVTNATGVAGDASVRAIIARADATAWPALALAGGIALLLATVLVVATGHLWPVSSRRYGATEDASSDKHAEPSDDDDEHLSAADQRARARDAAIGDWDELSRGDDPTAAESDDDA from the coding sequence GTGACAGTGAAAGTCTCCTCAGAAACCTCCCGCCGGCTCAAGTACGGCGCCATCCTGCTCGCCGTGATCGCGAGCGCGCTCGTGCTCACGGCATCCACGCAGACCTGGTACACGTTGCACCTCACGGCGACGTCGGGCCACGCAGGCACTCTCACCGTCGCCGGATCGGCGGCGGCACCCGCTGTCGCTGCGCTGTCGCTCGCAGGCGTCGCGTTCGGCGCGGCCCTCGCGCTGGCCGGACGCATCCTGCGCTACGTGCTCGCCGTGCTCGGCCTCGTGCTGAGCGCGAGCATCATCGGGTCGACGGCCTCGGCCATCGGCGACCCGATCGGCTCGGGCATCACCGTCGTCACGAACGCAACGGGCGTGGCGGGGGATGCCAGCGTGCGGGCCATCATCGCCCGTGCCGACGCGACGGCCTGGCCGGCGCTCGCCCTCGCCGGCGGCATCGCACTGCTCCTCGCCACGGTGCTCGTCGTCGCGACAGGACATCTGTGGCCGGTCTCCTCCCGGCGCTACGGCGCGACAGAGGATGCCTCGTCCGACAAGCACGCAGAACCCTCCGACGACGACGACGAGCACCTTTCGGCGGCCGACCAGCGCGCCCGTGCCCGTGACGCGGCCATCGGGGACTGGGACGAGTTGAGCCGTGGAGACGACCCCACGGCTGCCGAGTCCGACGACGACGCGTAG